Sequence from the Clostridium botulinum genome:
GAAAACTAAAGGTTATGTGAATAAAGAAGTTACATTTGGAATAAGACCAGAACATTTAGATGATAATATGGAAATTGTAAAAGAAAATCCATCATCAATTATAAATGGAAAAGTAGAAGTAGTTGAGCTTATGGGAGCTGAAAGTTATATTTATTTTGTAGCATCTAATAATAATATGACTGCAAGAGTAAATGGAACTACTAATGTAAAGACTGGAGATTCAATAAAATTATATGTTGAAAGTGAAAAGATCCATGTATTTGACAAAGAAAATGAATTAAGAATAATATAATTTTTATTTTGGGGTGAAGAGATGTACGGATTAGTTGAATATTTAAATGAATTATATAAAAAATGTGAGATACCTTTTGAATTATGTATTGATAATAAAATGGTTTTTAAAACTAATCCTTTTCTTTACACTGATAAAGAAATAATAGAAGCTAGATTTAATATAAATAATAAAATATTTATATTAAAAACTTATAGCAATTTTAAAGATTCACTAAAGCTTATTAAATTTTGTATTGAGAATAGATTCAAAGATGAGCATGATGTTAGAGAAAACACAATAATTTCTTTATTAAAAAATGAATATGTATCAAGTGACAAATTAAATGATGTTATGTTTGAGTTAAATGAGGTTTATTTAATATCTATTAATTTAGAGGAAAAAATAAGTGAAACTATAGATATTTTAAAGACAATATATATAGATACTGAAGTGTCTATATTAGAATATAATGAATATATTATTTTATTAGGGACATTTGAGGATATTGAAGATCATATATCAAGCATAACTGAAACTATACACAATAACCTATATAAAAGATGTTATATAAGTTATTATGAAGTAAAGGATTATAATAATATAAATTCATTATATAAAGAGGGCATTTATAAAATTAGTTTAGCTAAAAAATATAATATTTCAAATAGAATATTTAATGAAAAAAGTTTATTATTTGAAAGTATTGTAGATAGTTTAAGTGAAGAAAAGAAAGTAAAGATATTATCTAAATTCAATGATGGATTTAATAAATTAGATGATGATACAATAAATACAATAGAGGTATTTTTTAATTGTGATTTAAATTTAAGTGAATCAGCTAAAAATTTATATGTGCATAGGAATACTTTGATTTATAGGTTAGATAAGATTAAGAAATGTACATCTTATGATATTAGAAATTTTAATGAAGCAATACTATTTAAAATAGCATTTTTTGTATGGAAAGAAAGTAAAATATAAATTTATATTCGATATTCCGGTAACGATACCGTCAAGTAAATTCAACAGGATAAATTTATTAGTTTGTTGATATAATAATAAAATTTGGTGTATAATAAAATTATTGCGGAAACGTTACCATTATTTTGATTAGAGTTTACATATATATTAGGAGGAATATCATGAATATAGGAGATATAGCAAGACTTGCAGGGGTAGGAGTAAGTACTGTTTCAAGAGTTATAAATAATCATCCAGATGTAAAAGAAAGTACAAGAGAAAGAGTTTGGAAAATTATAAAACAAAATAACTACATACCTAATAATAGTGCACGAATATT
This genomic interval carries:
- a CDS encoding PucR family transcriptional regulator, with the protein product MYGLVEYLNELYKKCEIPFELCIDNKMVFKTNPFLYTDKEIIEARFNINNKIFILKTYSNFKDSLKLIKFCIENRFKDEHDVRENTIISLLKNEYVSSDKLNDVMFELNEVYLISINLEEKISETIDILKTIYIDTEVSILEYNEYIILLGTFEDIEDHISSITETIHNNLYKRCYISYYEVKDYNNINSLYKEGIYKISLAKKYNISNRIFNEKSLLFESIVDSLSEEKKVKILSKFNDGFNKLDDDTINTIEVFFNCDLNLSESAKNLYVHRNTLIYRLDKIKKCTSYDIRNFNEAILFKIAFFVWKESKI